One Enterobacter asburiae genomic window, GAGGCAAAACTGCCGAGGAGGATAGCGGCGCTGAGCGCACTGATTTTTACTGTTTTCATTGTATTTCCCTGATGTTGGCTGGTGTTGTTAAACGGGCATTTCGCCCAAATAAATCTGTGCAATCTGATCGTCATTGAGCAGCGCTTTCGATTCGCCATGATGAACAATGCTGCCGCTGTCCATCACCCACGCGCTGTCGGTGACTTCCAGCGCGAGACGGGCGTTTTGTTCGATGAGCAGCAGGGCTACGCCGCGCTCGCGCAGGCCGGCAATGACGGCAAAAATGTTTTCGACCATCTTCGGCGCAAGGCCCATAGAGGGTTCGTCGAGGATCAGCAGCCGCGGGCGGCTGAGCAGGGCGCGGTTAAGGGCCAGCAGCTGTTGTTCTCCGCCGGAAAGCAGGCCGGCGAGCTGATGCTGGCGTTCTCCCAGGCGCGGGAAGCGTTCGAAAATGGCATTCATCTCTTGCTTAACGGTGACGGTGTCACGCCTGAGCCAGGCGCCCATCTGCAGGTTTTCCAGCACCGTCATGCGGGAGAAGATCCCACGTCCTTCCGGGACCATGACCAACCCGTCGCGGAGCAGGGATTCGGGCCTGTGCTTACGTACCGCTTTACCGTTGAACTCAATACTGCCGCTAAAGCTTTCCAGCCCGGTAATGGCGCGCACGGTGGAGCTTTTCCCCGCGCCGTTAGCGCCGATCAGCGTAGCCTGTTCGCCCTCGTGCAGGGTAAAAGAGACATCGCGTACGGCCTGAATGCCGCCGTAATGCACGTCCACACGTT contains:
- a CDS encoding ABC transporter ATP-binding protein, whose product is MSELLKVERVDVHYGGIQAVRDVSFTLHEGEQATLIGANGAGKSSTVRAITGLESFSGSIEFNGKAVRKHRPESLLRDGLVMVPEGRGIFSRMTVLENLQMGAWLRRDTVTVKQEMNAIFERFPRLGERQHQLAGLLSGGEQQLLALNRALLSRPRLLILDEPSMGLAPKMVENIFAVIAGLRERGVALLLIEQNARLALEVTDSAWVMDSGSIVHHGESKALLNDDQIAQIYLGEMPV